CGTCGGAGTTCCCAAGTATTAGGACTACCGTAAGTGATTTCATACTCATAGTTAGTGAAAGTTTTTTCTTCGAGAGAAGCTCGAGTTTGAGGTTTAATTGGAGCAATGTCTCCTACCTTTTGAGCTCCCGTAGTATTGCTAGTTTGAGTAAGCTGTATAGTTCCAGTGCTTTTGTCGTAAGTTGCAATGTAGGTAAAATTATCATCAGATGTTTGGGAAATTCGCACAGATGAATTGTCAGTTAAAATTGACGTATGGTATCCGTCTGTTTGAGGAGATGAAGCCAATGCAGTTACTGACATTCCCATAATCATGACAGCGGAAAGGGCAATACTGACAAGTTTCTTAAAAGGGTGTTTAATCATA
This DNA window, taken from Anaerotignum faecicola, encodes the following:
- a CDS encoding geobacillin-26 family protein (This protein is homologous to geobacillin 26, a large bacteriocin (245 amino acids) that was found in the thermophile Geobacillus sp. 15, and that has an unknown mechanism of action.), producing MIKHPFKKLVSIALSAVMIMGMSVTALASSPQTDGYHTSILTDNSSVRISQTSDDNFTYIATYDKSTGTIQLTQTSNTTGAQKVGDIAPIKPQTRASLEEKTFTNYEYEITYGSPNTWELRRPGDNAFNWVYFKTKETSKNRSYLTTFRSAVDKINVQEGAIVGALGMSALSVLAAGAAGAGAIFTGGTLSAAAWGAILSAAGFSTAYVSTCMAYDQSCKDAYDAYWNTYYNSTIL